In Harmonia axyridis chromosome 6, icHarAxyr1.1, whole genome shotgun sequence, a single window of DNA contains:
- the LOC123681903 gene encoding microsomal triglyceride transfer protein large subunit → MFKLSSSTIFYVLLVWILGSCYGFVLLSSAAGQNGDVKLFVPGEETVYNLHSTVVLNEKDEESKNVGYIVAGKVSVKVVWGKENQKILKIQLDEPKLHIKSRKAPSPDGFVFHTSRLQEFTNKPFYVHWNNGKITKILVNAKEPASLVNLKKGTASLFQFQLLDGSYQETDASGTCTAEYTSKELRKIAKTKKDCISPDLPYVRNPELSLDTIVNSSRHVDYELDPTYQYFQTIRSQETHVMSVSTDREFGNQVHSEVFLEFVKNSQGEVSVLQGKTAHDVLASLISSENLSEESLKTDKEASQNEDTRSFSEAVNELRDQLAADLIGTAGTARTFLKLVSIARNAPKKEIEKTLNSKKNKLIIPQLMDILGSSKTTASYEAVMNYLDFTKEEQLDENERYLWGLSLGSDPNPDVLEKLFVKYKKSENIPTKLNKTLLLTIASISRKLKVNPKNLEDKTSQKFEKLVLEKLRAAKDEESYPYLRALKNLQSPSTIPDLLKKIRQGSTKEGALAWKALISFDKKHWTPEVQKAARKTFLQLDRKHDSSSRSIASEILLESKPTDSTLKEIINHLASNDTAYEIKQYALQKIRMLSEDDPELKRRVLETIKADRKINNYSVLNPRGLSTAIKRYFVKNQSGNGSLISLQEINNAIVKRGVVNIVWEKDGRASELFSLGIFTSGLASFRSSKTEETDDEPESTTAGMELAVFGTQLRPFVFFSSQGELMGHVWSGTASERTTAYQALMMLQDHLEYLRLGSGFIVELDLRGAISFDLAGKIEISIWGRTADSVVEKNAGIFLTGSMKIDTGFVRSQVEFTTSLEPQLKLESDIDFSANMRCCLRLSQVDVLFKHNIYKIERIPGSKHKLRIAKSRKFLVPGKTYSLNRKNNEMCSAIHQ, encoded by the exons ATGTTCAAGTTAAGTTCCTCCACCATTTTCTACGTGCTCTTAGTGTGGATATTGGGCAGCTGTTATGGCTTCGTTCTGCTTTCTTCTGCTGCCGGTCAAAACGGAGACGTGAAGCTGTTTGTACCCGGTGAAGAGACTGTGTACAATCTGCACTCCACTGTGGTGCTGAACGAGAAGGATGAAGAGTCTAAGAATGTTGGATACATCGTGGCAGGGAAGGTTTCTGTTAAGGTGGTTTGGGGCAAAGAGAATCAGAAGATATTGAAGATACAG CTCGATGAACCAAAACTCCACATCAAGTCGAGAAAAGCACCATCTCCAGATGGTTTCGTGTTCCACACCTCCAGACTCCAAGAGTTCACCAACAAACCATTCTACGTACACTGGAACAACGGAAAGATAACAAAGATTCTAGTCAACGCCAAAGAACCAGCATCTCTAGTGAATCTGAAGAAAGGAACTGCAAGCTTGTTCCAG TTTCAACTTTTGGACGGCAGCTACCAAGAAACCGACGCTTCTGGGACCTGCACGGCTGAGTACACCTCCAAAGAACTACGGAAGATAGCAAAAACCAAGAAAGACTGCATCTCTCCCGATCTGCCCTATGTCAGAAACCCCGAGCTCTCCCTCGACACCATCGTCAACTCCTCGAGACACGTGGATTATGAATTGGACCCAACCTACCAATATTTCCAAACCATACGATCTCAAGAGACACATGTGATGTCGGTGTCCACCGATCGAGAATTCGGAAACCAGGTTCACTCTGAGGTGTTCTTGGAATTCGTGAAGAATTCACAAGGTGAAGTTTCCGTCCTTCAAGGAAAAACAGCTCATGATGTGCTGGCAAGTTTGATTTCATCCGAGAATCTCAGCGAAGAGAGCCTGAAAACCGACAAAGAGGCAAGTCAAAACGAAGACACCAGGAGTTTTTCAGAAGCTGTGAACGAGTTGAGAGACCAGTTGGCTGCCGACCTCATAGGAACCGCTGGAACTGCCAGGACCTTCTTGAAGCTGGTGTCCATCGCTAGAAACGCGCCCAAGAAGGAAATCGAGAAGACGTTGAATTCTAAGAAGAATAAACTCATAAT ACCACAACTAATGGATATATTGGGATCCTCCAAAACCACAGCTAGCTACGAAGCTGTAATGAACTATTTGGACTTCACCAAAGAAGAACAGCTGGATGAAAACGAAAGGTACCTATGGGGTTTATCGTTGGGATCTGACCCAAACCCTGACGTTCTAGAGAAACTCTTCGTTAAATACAAGAAGAGCGAGAACATACCTACTAAGCTGAATAAAACTCTTCTCCTAACCATTGCCAGCATAAGTCGTAAACTGAAAGTAAACCCTAAAAATCTTGAAGATAAG ACATCTCAAAAGTTCGAAAAGCTCGTCTTAGAAAAACTAAGAGCAGCCAAAGACGAAGAAAGCTATCCATACCTCAGAGCCCTGAAGAATCTCCAATCCCCAAGTACCATCCCAGATCTCCTAAAGAAAATCAGACAAGGCTCAACGAAAGAAGGAGCTCTAGCGTGGAAAGCCCTCATATCTTTCGACAAGAAGCACTGGACCCCAGAAGTCCAGAAAGCAGCCAGAAAGACCTTCTTACAACTCGACAGGAAACATGACTCAAGCTCCAGATCCATAGCTTCAGAAATCCTCCTAGAATCGAAACCAACCGACTCCACTCTAAAGGAAATCATCAACCATCTTGCTTCCAACGACACTGCCTACGAGATCAAGCAATACGCTCTCCAGAAGATCAGGATGTTGTCCGAGGACGATCCAGAGCTGAAGAGAAGGGTGTTGGAAACCATCAAGGCCGATAGGAAGATCAACAACTACTCCGTGTTGAATCCCAGAGGGTTATCGACGGCTATCAAGAGGTATTTCGTGAAGAACCAATCTGGAAATGGTAGCTTGATTTCTCTACAAGAGATCAACAATGCTATTGTGAAGAGAGGAGTTGTGAACATCGTTTGGGAGAAAGATGGTCGAGCCAGCGAACTGTTCAGC TTGGGTATCTTCACATCTGGTTTGGCCAGTTTCCGGTCTAGCAAAACTGAAGAAACCGATGACGAACCCGAGTCTACCACAGCAGGAATGGAGCTAGCCGTTTTTGGTACCCAACTCAGACCTTTCGTCTTCTTCAGCAGTCAAGGTGAGCTAATGGGTCACGTTTGGTCCGGTACAGCCTCTGAGAGGACAACAGCTTACCAGGCGTTGATGATGCTTCAAGATCACCTGGAATATCTGAGATTGGGATCAGGATTCATAGTTGAGCTGGATTTGAGAGGCGCTATCTCGTTCGATCTGGCCGGTAAAATAGAAATCTCCATCTGGGGTAGGACGGCAGATTCGGTTGTTGAGAAAAA TGCTGGTATATTCCTGACTGGTTCTATGAAGATTGATACTGGTTTTGTGAGATCCCAAGTAGAATTCACGACATCTCTGGAGCCACAACTGAAGCTGGAGTCAGATATTGATTTCTCTGCCAACATGCGATGCTGTTTGAGATTAAGCCAGGTTGACGTTCTATTCAA GCACAATATATACAAGATTGAGAGGATACCAGGTAGCAAACACAAGCTGAGGATAGCAAAGAGTAGGAAGTTCCTCGTCCCTGGCAAAACCTATAGTTTGAACAGGAAAAACAACGAAATGTGCAGCGCTATTCATCAGTGA
- the LOC123681904 gene encoding protamine-like, translated as MSNDSNNQGESGPQKRRPSGGATTRNPYLNFMREFRLKNKNLNVVEQVVKGAEMWRKMSESQKAPYVELARQARRRRKKGGRRRRRRGRRHSMDD; from the coding sequence ATGTCGAACGACAGCAACAACCAGGGGGAGTCCGGCCCCCAGAAGCGGAGACCCTCGGGGGGTGCCACCACCCGCAATCCCTACCTCAACTTCATGAGGGAGTTCCGACTGAAGAACAAGAACCTCAACGTGGTGGAGCAGGTGGTCAAGGGAGCTGAGATGTGGAGGAAGATGTCGGAGAGTCAGAAGGCCCCCTACGTGGAGCTGGCCAGGCAGGCCAGGAGACGCAGGAAGAAGGGAGGCAGGAGGAGGAGGAGAAGGGGCAGGAGGCACTCCATGGACGACTGA